TTGGAAACGTTAATTCCGGTCTATTGTACTTCTGTCGTAAAAATAATCCCCAAAAATATTAACTTTTGGATAATATACTTCGATTATTATTAACAGAAACAAAACCGCCCGTCACCTTACACATACATACCAGACACTATTTTTGAACACCTAAAGTAAGGAATATTATTGTCCTATTCAAAATGACACCGCAAAAATCTCCATGCAGGTCACCATACTCAAACCCCGTTGATTCACTCAAGATCAGCAGATATAACTGTGTCATGGAATTCAGTACATACAAAACTGCCTCAAAAGTCAAGCAACAGCAGAAATGCATTGAAGGTAACTTAGTCTAGTAAGCAGCTTGCATCAGTCGCGGGTCACAATCCTCCATAAACTGCTCTTCTTTTGGGCTGTTTTTCTGTTTTtagtattgttttgttttgtttgtttttcagTGTTCATCTAAATAGTCTTTCATCTTTCGTATCTTAGACAAACACTACATTTGCTTATCCTCAAAGCTTTTCACGAGACCAAAGTTGGTGTTGTTTTGTATAGGACGTGAAAATCTGAGAAGCATAGAATTTTCACCCAACATGATCAAGAACTAGAAAGCCTACAGAGTAATTGAGGATCATCCCTGCAGGTTCTAGATGATTGGATATATTCGAAGAAACATCTGACAGATTTTgcctaaaatatattataaagctTATAAGCTATGACGTCTTCAATGTTCCCTTTTAGGAAGATGTCTAGACAATTCAGAAGAGCTGTAAATAATGCTCTCTCAGACCTTCTTTTCCTGCATATGTTATAATTTAGTTTCGTCTTAAAAATAATGCAAAAGTTTGATGATATCTGACACATTTATGATACTTGTCAGGCCTATGCAATGAGGAGGAGAAGGGCACATCGGAGAACCGAAACATATGTACTATTCGAACCAGGACAGGAAGAGAGATTTGTTTCCGAGGAAGAGCTAAAAGCAAAGTTGAAAGATTGGCTGGAAAAATGGCCCGGGAAGGCTCTTCCTCCAGACCTTGCCAGATTTGAAAACATGGATGATGCTGTTTCCTTCCTAGTAAGATCTGTTTGTGAACTTGAAATTGATGGAGATGTTGGTTCGATCCAATGGTACGAAGTTCGTTTGGAGTGAGGCCAGGaacaacaccccccccccccccccccccccccccaaaacacacaacaaaaaaagaaaaaagaaaaatcagccTTACCTACCATCAAAGAGGATATTTTCATTCTGTAACTTGATACTTGAATGGGCTTGTACTTGTTGAAAGCAATGCAAATGAAAGATGATGATGAAGCCCTAAAATGTAAATTTGTAAAACTTGATCTCAAGGCAATTTCTTTAGTACAAAGTTCTGCAGATCATAAACTCCCATAAGATAATCTTGAATTCATTGAAGCAAGTCCAATCTGTCCAACAAACCATTAGGATCTGATCAGGAAATGATCTGGGGCTTCATCCCTTCCAGAACACGCAAATCTTGAATCTGAGGTAATAAcatattaacataaaataaaaatagaaaaaaaatgggGAAAATTATTGGAACTCCCAATTTCTCTAAGACGTTAAAATTTCATATGAATGTCATCCTTGATATATCCATCCCTAAACGATGGCAAAAAGTTTATTAATTTGGGCCACgtgtattaattatatatgctgTTTTCCCATGATATGACACAAATGTTTTGTGAGCGAAAGATATCAACCGATAAGGtcaaataatgattttttttgtttttccgtACATTTTTTactcttaatttatatattttttaaaaatatttataacatttaaatactTCATTGAtcattaactaaaaaaattcaatcgCTAGCCACCATCAGTAACTTAGGTCGGTAGATAAAAGTATTATCCATGCTTTGTAGTACCCATGTGAAATAGCTTACCCCTCCCAAGTACTTTGAGCATATGAGGTCAATTAGCTTATCCCATATCTTTTTAATTAGGAAAGTTGCAAGTATAAATACACattaatatgtgcattaatCTAATGTGActagttaaaaagtagattttattaaaaatagtattaatttaaattttgaatatgaaaaaattagtattggtatgtagattaatacgcgactttacttgtatgtagtaaaattttttcaattaatcATCCATGGATTGATCTATTCCAATGATCCAAAAACTACAATTTATTGTGAGGTTTGCTACTAGCAATAGGCTATTTATTTAGAAACccgttaaaattaaaaaaaaaaaatactttagtcataaaaatattatataaaaataatt
The genomic region above belongs to Carya illinoinensis cultivar Pawnee chromosome 4, C.illinoinensisPawnee_v1, whole genome shotgun sequence and contains:
- the LOC122306851 gene encoding protein CHLORORESPIRATORY REDUCTION 7, chloroplastic isoform X1, whose protein sequence is MLKVSGNLVPGLEGALEKRLFRGGVHKLNSCHHTQTPLIHSRSADITVSWNSVHTKLPQKSSNSRNALKAYAMRRRRAHRRTETYVLFEPGQEERFVSEEELKAKLKDWLEKWPGKALPPDLARFENMDDAVSFLVRSVCELEIDGDVGSIQWYEVRLE
- the LOC122306851 gene encoding protein CHLORORESPIRATORY REDUCTION 7, chloroplastic isoform X2; this encodes MLKVSGNLVPGLEGALEKRLFRGHHTQTPLIHSRSADITVSWNSVHTKLPQKSSNSRNALKAYAMRRRRAHRRTETYVLFEPGQEERFVSEEELKAKLKDWLEKWPGKALPPDLARFENMDDAVSFLVRSVCELEIDGDVGSIQWYEVRLE